The genomic region GACGTCAGAGCTTACGTAGTTAAAGGTGGAGGTGCTGACTATCATGATCAATCACCGAATCACTGGATCCTCGGCTACATAGCAACACCAATATCGATATACCCAGAATATAGGGCAAGTAGAGCATCGTGGGGTTTAAACGTACTTGGCTCGTTAATTGTTGAAGTTGAGGATTCGAGAGGTGAGGTTGGCTTTGGCGTGAGCACCGGTGGTTATCCAGCTGCTTGGATAGTGGAGAACCATTTAAAGAGGTTCGTCGTTGGTAAGTATGTAGGTGAAATGGAGAAAACCTGGGATCAGATGTTTAAGGCCACGATATTCTATGGCAGGAGAGGGCTCGTCATGAATGCGATATCTGCGGTTGACCTTGCCCTATGGGATTTAGCGGGAAAAGTTAGGGGTCTGCCCGTTTACGACCTACTCGGCGGTCCCGTCAGAGATGAGATAGTGTTCTACGCAACCGGCCCTAGACCCGATATTGCAAAGAAGAAGGGCTTCATAGGTGGTAAGTTACCACTTAAGCATGGACCTGCCGATGGTATAGAGGGATTGAAGGAGAACGTGAGGATATTCAAGGAATGGAGGGAGCAACTTGGTGATGATTTCCTGCTTATGTATGATTGTTGGATGAGTTTAGACTTGCCATATGCTATGAGACTTGTAAGCGAGTTGAAGCCGTACGGTCTTTATTGGATTGAAGAACCGTTTATACCAGATGATTATTGGTCATACGGTGCCCTCGCTCAGATATTACCACCAACTTTACTAGCCAGCGGTGAACATGAATCAACACTTCACGGCTTTAGAATGCTTCTCGAGGCCGGTAAAGTAAATGTTATTCAACCAGACATAACCTGGGTCGGCGGCATAACGCCAATGATAAAAATATCAGCCCTCGCAGAGGCATACGGCGCGTATGTGATACCCCACGGTTCAAGCGTGTACGGCTATCACTTCATAATAACTAGGGTTAATAGCCCATTTGCTGAGTACCTCGTTGTATCTCCAGACGCTACAGAAATAATTCCCCAATTTAGTCCATTATTACTTAACGAACCAACCCCAGAAAATGGACGAATTAAGCTTAGTAGGAAGCCTGGCTTTGGAGTTGAGCTTAATAGAAAGATTGAGTTGGTAAGGGTAAAATAATCCATTGATTTTATTAGGTGTTTCATTGGTTTTTAAATAATCCA from Vulcanisaeta distributa DSM 14429 harbors:
- the rhmD gene encoding L-rhamnonate dehydratase, with product MKIKDVRAYVVKGGGADYHDQSPNHWILGYIATPISIYPEYRASRASWGLNVLGSLIVEVEDSRGEVGFGVSTGGYPAAWIVENHLKRFVVGKYVGEMEKTWDQMFKATIFYGRRGLVMNAISAVDLALWDLAGKVRGLPVYDLLGGPVRDEIVFYATGPRPDIAKKKGFIGGKLPLKHGPADGIEGLKENVRIFKEWREQLGDDFLLMYDCWMSLDLPYAMRLVSELKPYGLYWIEEPFIPDDYWSYGALAQILPPTLLASGEHESTLHGFRMLLEAGKVNVIQPDITWVGGITPMIKISALAEAYGAYVIPHGSSVYGYHFIITRVNSPFAEYLVVSPDATEIIPQFSPLLLNEPTPENGRIKLSRKPGFGVELNRKIELVRVK